GCACATCCGGATTGACGATTAAATCCAGATAGCGCTGCCGATAGCGGGTCTCCACATCTTTTAAGCCGTGCCACTTTTCCGGCAGGGGCCGCAGAGTTTTGGCCAGTATCTCAAATGCAGTGACCTTTACGCTGATTTCGCCCTTCTGAGTGGTAAACACCACTCCGGTAATGCCGATAATATCCCCGATATCCACCAAGTGAAACAGTTCATAAGCCTCTTCACCCAGTACGTCCTGGCGAAAATACAGTTGGACCTGACCGGATATATCCATCAGGTGACCAAAACTGGCCTTGCCGTGACCACGAACGGACATGAGACGCCCGGCCAGTTTCACTGTCTGATTTTCCAATGCCGCATATTGGTCGATGATATCCTGGGCGTGATGGGTGGCCTGATATTTCCGGCCAAAAGGCTCAATGCCTTTGGCCGCAATCGCCGCCATTTTGTCCAGGCGTACTTTCATTAATTCGTGGAGTTCTTCCTCGGCCTGTACTTGCTCTATAGTTTGATCCTGTTCATTCATTTGCGGTTACTCCCCCATACTTACTGCGTTTGCCGTTAACTAATTGGAGTTGCCTTTAATACCAACGATTTTATATTTCAAAATACCGGCCGGCACATTGACTTCCACGATACTGCCAACCTTTTTCCCCAGGATGGCTTCCCCTACCGGAGAGACATTGGAGATGCGGTTCTGTTTGGGATCGGCTTCGGCTGATCCTACAATGGTATAGGTTTCCTCATCGCCATATTCAATATCATTGAGGGTCACAGTAGAACCCAAGATGACAGTATCGCCGCCAACTTCACCTTCGTCGATGATCTTGGCGTTGCGAAGCATTTTTTCCATTTCCAGAATTCTGCCTTCAATAAAGGCCTGTTCGTTCTTGGCGTCTTCGTACTCAGAGTTTTCACTGATATCGCCAAATTCAATCGCCTGTTTGATCCGTTCGGCCACTTCCCGCCGTTTTACCCCTTTTAAATGCTCTAATTCTTGCTCTATCTTTTTTAAGCCGTCGATTGTAAGAATAGTCTCTTTTTCTGCCATGGACTTACCTCTCCTTTATCCTCGCGTTTCGATATAAGCCAATGCTATTGCCCTTATTATATGCGGAAAACCTTGGAATCGTCCAGCCAACTGGGCATGAGGCAATATAAATAGTGTCAAGTCTGAAGCAACTTGACACTTCCTATCTTTTCAGCGACATCCGATTACCAGCCTTCCTGGCATCAAAATGTATAGCAACCCACAAACGCTTGCGCCCTTTTGAGTTTGCGAGTCCGAATATCACCACCATTATGCATATTATAGGCATAAATTTGAACTATGTCAATAATTACTAGCCAATTCCCTCCCGTTTCCTTGTTTTCCCTGCTCGCAGACTCGGAAAACATCCCTTTTCGGACTTCTGCTATTCCAAAGTTCTTACTGACTGCCCAAAAAGTGACTTGTTTTCCTCCTAACCCCGAGATGCAAGCATCTCTCGCATCTGCAAACGAAGCGCGGCGTTTTGCTTAATGGTTAAAATCTCTTCATGGGTCAGTGCCCGTTCAAAGCTGCGGAAACCTGCCATTTTAAAGCCATGTTTGGCTGCCAGCTGCTTGATGGTTTCTACCTGTTTAACCGTAAGATCGCGACCCAAGGTGAAGTTTTCATACCGCCTCTCCAACGCCAGAATCATAGTTTCAGCCATGCAGGCATAGGCTGTGCCGGGTGGAAAACCAAAATTCAAACCGAATTTGATCTCGCCGGGGACTTCCACTACTCCGCCTTCAATGACCAGAACATCATTACGGACCTTTGCTACCTGCTGGGAAACATTCCGCGGCCTGGCCACATCACAGACGATGGCGCCGGGTTTTAAGTCCTCAGGTTCAATCAGATAATCCACCGCACTGGTTACGGCGATAATGATGTCAGCCGCTTTCAGAGCAGACTTAGTATTTGCCGTAATCCTAACGGCTAATCCTGTAGAACGCAAAATCTGTATAGCAACTTTCTCCAATTTTGCTTCATTGCGGGCCACCAGGGTAAGGTACCGCACGTCCTGGGCCAGAATATGGGCACAGGCCGCGCCGATAGAGCCGGTGGCTCCCAATACCAGCACATTGGCCCGGTCCAGGGAAAGTTCCATCAGCTCAGCCGCCTTTTTGACGCCTTCCAGGGCAGTGGCTACCGTGTAGCTGTTGCCGGTAGTCACCGGGATGTTAAGGTTTTTGGCAATAGTTACGCCGGCATCCCCCACCACCGAAGTGAACGCCCCCAGGCCCACGATCTTAGCTCCCAGTTTTTCCGCCAGCCTGCCGGCTTTAATGATCTTATTAATCACGTATGGCTCAGGCAAAGAGACAAATTGCCGGGAAGTCAGAGGGCAGCCGACAAACCAGCCTTCACCCTCTGCATGGTCCGATTCCAGTCCAGTGATATGGGAAACCTTGACTGGCGGTATGTATTTCATAATTCCTTCAACAAAACCATCGGACCAGCTTTTGGCAAAAGAAAATTTCCGTGAAAAATCTTTGGCTACGATCGGATGTACGATAAATCCGAATTTTTCCATAAAAACCCTCCTTCGGAGCCTTTACCAAATCTATACTAGGTCCCGGACGCTCGGCACCAATCCTATTTCCTGAATTAGCGCGGTATAATCGTCTGCTTTCAATTCTTCCGGCTTCTTACCGGCCAGGGCTACCAGGACGGCTTCCAGCACATTGGTGCCGAAGGACCTGCCCCCCATATCCGGTGTGGTTGTAACCAGAGTTTTAACGCCTCTCTGGCGCAAAAACTGCTCATCCTCCGTCGTCACGGTATTGGTGATCACCAGTTTTCCCGGCAGTTCCCGCGGCATATAGCGATGGATAAAGTGCCAGTCACCGGCGATAATGTCCGCCTGCTGAAAGTAATTGTTAAAACGGGGATTATTGACTGTCTGCTTGTCACCGGTGGGATAAAACAGACTAACGGGCAGCCTGGTAACCAGCGGTGCCATCATGCTGGCCAGCCGGGCCAAACCGGTCAGGGTCTCAATGGGTACCGGCAGCCCTAACCCAAACATCAAATCGCCGAATACGGTCCGACAGCCTGCAGCGCTAAGCGCTTCCGCCAGGCCAAACCGGTCCACTGCGCACACCATCAGCACCCGTTTGCCGGCAAATTCAAAACCGTGCTGACATCGCAAATACTCCACCGTTTGCCGCTCCAGGGTATTCTTTATACCGCTGCCATCGACGATGGGCGTCTGTCGTGCCGCCGAAGCTATGGCCGCTGATTGACTAAATATATAACGCCTTTTCCCGGCATAAAGATAAAGATCAGTGCCCCCCAGGCCAAAGGTATCCACCTTACCGTCCAATTCCCGGATCAGTGCCGTTGCCTTTTGCGTATCTCCATCGGCGCCAATCCGCTCGATCAGAAAGGTTTCTCCTCTATACTGCCATTGCACCCGGTGATCCCGCTTGGAAGAGCCCAGGCTGATGCTAACGATCCGTTTCATGCTGTTTTCCTCACCTAATCATTTTTTTGCTGTCTAATTGCAAATCGCGTTTCAGTCATCGCGCAAATGGGCCAAAATCGATCTTACTGAATCAAGGCTCACATACTTATCTTCAGCAATAGGAGATTCCCCGATTTCATAGCCAATCACTTCTTTGTCCAACAAGGCTTCCACTAGCTGAATCCGCTTATTGGAGGCCAGGATGATCACAATGTCGAATTGCCGCAGGTTGGTGATAATCCGCATAATCTCTTCAAACAATTCTACACCGGTTTTATGCAGGACAAAATTCCACCGCTCGGTCTCTGTCATCACCAGGCAGTATTCAATCCCTTCCTGCCGGGCCATTTGGCGCAGCTCGGCGCAATTTTCCAGCGGAAATCCCACCAGGGCGATCCGTTTCCCCTTACGAACCTCTCCCAGCGTCTCCAGTCGGGATACCACCGAACGGTCAATCCCGATCCGGGTCGCCACCTCTTGCTGCGATAATCCCCGGACCCGCATCTCCAGGATAGCATCCAGTAACCGGACGATTTTCTGCCGGTTAATCAACTTATCGCCAATCCTCAACAGCATCGCCATCGATCCTCAGTCCCGCTCCAGCATAGTATATGTGCACATTATTGTGTACATACATATTCTACCACATCTTCTTAGTATTTTCAATTTTCAGCATTTTTTCTTTAAAAAATATTAAAGAGAAAAAGCGCGTTCACTTAAAATAAAACAGGGTATCACAAACGCTTTAGGTCTGCGATACCCTGTCTTCACGATGGGAAAGCTCAAAAAGTAGTTATGAACTGATTTTTTCCGCCAATTCCCGGTATACTTTGCTCATATCGGATTCGCCAAAGGCTTCGACCACCGTACAGCCGGCATTTTCCGCCTGTTGGACATGAGCATCCCGGGGAATATACTGCACAATTTGGGTGCCGATTTCCTGGGCTGCCTTGGCTACCAGTTCTTTTTCCGAATCCACGTTTTTGGCATTCAGAACCAAACCCCGCAGCCTGGCATACCCGCGGCCGCTGAACTGACGAATGGCGCTGGATATGTTAGAAGCGGCGTAGAGGGACATCATCTCGCCGGAGGTGACGATATAGACATCTTCGGCATAACCCTCCCGAATGGGCATGGCAAAGCCGCCGCATACCACATCGCCCAAGACATCATAAATGACAATATCCGGGGTAAAATAGTCAAACGCTTTTAATTCTGCCAATTTTTCAAAGGCAGTGATGATACCGCGGCCGGCGCAGCCGATGCCCGGCGTGGGCCCGCCGGCTTCCACGCACAGCACGCCGTTATAGCCTGCAAAGACGATATCGGCCAGAGTAATGTCTGCTTTTTTCGTTTTCATGGTGTCAAGCACTGTGGGAATAGCTCGCCCGCGCATCAGATTTTTGGTGGAATCAGCCTTAGGGTCGCAGCCAATCTGCATGACCTTAAATCCCATTGTCGACAAGGCAGCCGACAGATTAGAGGTCGTAGTAGACTTACCAATGCCGCCTTTGCCGTAAAAAGCAATCTTTTTCATAGGGCCTCCTTTTCTTTCCATAAGTTCCATGGGTAGATCGTCTTATAGGACCTGTCCCGTCTTGAAAGGGTACAATTTTGACCTCAAAGATTGAAAATGATATACATTATCATTTATGTGGCAAAGAAATTATACTATATTATAAAGGAATAGTAAATTTAAAGAAGCCGCAGGAGCTGCCTCTTTAATTCTCCCCTGCCGGGCAGGCCAAAAGCCGGAGTCGCCGCCCTTGGCAGCTCCGGCTAAATTTTTAAAACTATTAGTTTATGCGCCTGAGGATTCGATCCTTAGGCTAATCTGCACCAGTCCCCATAATGCCGCCTCATCGCCAGGATTGATCTTCAATGCGGCCGCAAAACGTTATGTAGCATTGACGTAAGAACCCTGGCTTAGATGATAGTAGCCCATACGCAAATCGTTGGCGTAATGGTCCAGGGAATAACCGCTCATATCATCATGTCCTATCCAGGCTAGTTCTGTCAGTGGATTGTATATCCTGCAAATTTTCCAGGTTTGACCGGCCGCAGATTATCGTGGGTTGATTATCTTGAGTCGATATTTTTCCAGGCGAGAGATCCTGCTGGGTGCAGACAAAAACGGAGCTGCATGAAAACAGCTCCGTCAGACTTTTATTCATTGTGTCACGGGGTTAGGCCCGCCAGGGGTCTAAGGGAAAACGCGCGATTACTTTTTTAGCCGTCTCTGTTCTCAATGGCGTATCATCATGGCTCATGCCTTTTTTTAATCCCTGCAGCACTCGTATCCCCGGCTGGGTGGTCAAACCGATATCCTGAGTGAGCTGGGACATGGCGCTGAGGCGGGCTTTTGCCAGAGATTCGTTCAGAGTGCGGCCGGCGGAGAGGTTGTCGAAGAAGTCATGGGCCAGATTGGTCATGGGGTTGCCGCAGATGCCGGTGCTGGTCCGGCCCAGGACTTCCGGCAGACCGAAACGGAAACCGGCTTCTACCGAGCGTTTTAACTCGCCGGTTTCCACGATGATGGATTCGGCCAGGGTCCGGGGACTGCACAGGTCGAAGGTGCGCAGGGACCGGATGATGGCGTGCTCGACGGTATGGGCCTGTTCCTGACTGACCAAGCCGCCCAGGTTGGCCCGGATGCTGATTTCATCGCCGGTTTCCAGGTCCTTCCCGTAGAGAGTAACCGGGATATCACTGGCAGCGCGGAATTCGGTATAACCGCCCTCAGGCAGCCAGCCCGCGCCGGAGATGACCGGATATTCTTTGCGGCTTTGTTTGAAATCCATTCGTTCCACATCACCTGACGCCAAGGCACCCGACAACATCTTCAAGGTATGCCAGCGGGCCTGATCTCTTCCTTCCAGCGCAATCATAACCACCGGTATTTGCTGACCGGTTTCATCAGTTACGATCTGGGAATTCCGGTCAGTGATGCGGGCGAGTACGCCGATAGGGTAGAGTTTTTGACTGTCAACAACCCAGGGGCAAACCAGGATGTCCTGACCGACACTCACTCTGTTCAGTATGGGAGACACTTGCTCCGTCACAAAGACCCCGGTGATCCGGCCGCCGTCAGGGCGCGGCAAAATGCCGTTAGCCACCGGCAGGATATGGATCATGGCGTTCACTCCTCTGAAAGGTCCCGGATAACGCGGATAAAATCCTCCCGGCTCTCGGCCTGATTAAAATTCAGCCGGATTTCCGCCGAATGGGGCAGCCCTTTGGTATACCAGGAGGCATGCCGCCGCATTTCCCTAATCCCGATATATTCACCGTTAAAAGCAATTGTCATATCCAAATGGCGCAAAAACACCGCCAGCCGCTCAGAAACCGTAGGGACCGGCAGAGTTTCGCCGGTAGCCAGAAAATGAACGATCTGGCGGAAGATCCAGGGATTCCCCTGAGCTCCTCTGCCTACCATAACCGCATCGCAGCCGGTTTGCCCGAGCATTCTGACGGCATCCTGACCGGAACGAATATCGCCGTTGCCGATAACCGGAATGGCGACGCTTTCTTTCACCGCCCGGATAATCTCCCAGTCAGCCGTACCGGCATAAAACTGCTCCCGGGTCCGGCCGTGGACCGCCACTGCGGCCACTCCCGCTTTTTCAGCCAGCCGGGCGATTTGAGGAGCATTGACCGAGGAGTCATCCCAGCCTTTTCTGATTTTCACCGTCACAGGCGCCTGAACGGCCTCAACAACCGAGGCCATAATGGAATAGGCCAGGTCAGGCTTGCGCATTAAAGCCGACCCTTCTCCGTTTTTGACGATCTTGGGGGTAGGGCAGCCCATATTGATGTCAATAATATCAGCCCCGGCCCGTTCAACAATCTTGGCCGCCTGAGCCATAGGCTCCGGTTCCGAACCAAAAATTTGCACTGTCACCGGTTTTTCCTGGGGGTTGATAGTCAGCATATGCACTGTATGGGTATTTTGATACACCAATCCCTTGTCACTGATCATTTCCGAATAGACCAAGCCACAGTCCATTTCTTTGGCCAGCAATCGAAACGGCGGATCAGTGACGCCGGCCATGGGGGCCAGAATCACCGGATTAGCGATATGAACCGAACCTATATGCATAAATGTCTCTCTTGGTCTCCTTTAGTGACTATTGCGTTCGTAAATCAGTCGTAACCCTTCTAAAGTCAGGAAAGGCTCTACCGTATTAATGGTATGAGATTCCTGGGCAATGAGGCTGGCTAATCCGCCGGTGGCTACCACGTAGGCATCGCCGCCTAATTCTTCTTTCATGCGGCGGACAATTTCATCCACCTGGCCAACGAAGCCGAAGATGATGCCGGATTGCATGCTGGCAACAGTATTGCGGGCAATGACGGTAGGAGGCTTAGCCAGTTCAATGCGGGGCAGTTTAGCTGCCCGTTGAAACAAGGCTTCCGTGGAAATACCGATACCGGGGGCGATAGCCCCACCCAGATAATCACCATTAGCCGCCACAGCGCAAAAAGTAGTGGCT
The Acetonema longum DSM 6540 genome window above contains:
- the greA gene encoding transcription elongation factor GreA, yielding MAEKETILTIDGLKKIEQELEHLKGVKRREVAERIKQAIEFGDISENSEYEDAKNEQAFIEGRILEMEKMLRNAKIIDEGEVGGDTVILGSTVTLNDIEYGDEETYTIVGSAEADPKQNRISNVSPVGEAILGKKVGSIVEVNVPAGILKYKIVGIKGNSN
- a CDS encoding AAA family ATPase, with amino-acid sequence MKKIAFYGKGGIGKSTTTSNLSAALSTMGFKVMQIGCDPKADSTKNLMRGRAIPTVLDTMKTKKADITLADIVFAGYNGVLCVEAGGPTPGIGCAGRGIITAFEKLAELKAFDYFTPDIVIYDVLGDVVCGGFAMPIREGYAEDVYIVTSGEMMSLYAASNISSAIRQFSGRGYARLRGLVLNAKNVDSEKELVAKAAQEIGTQIVQYIPRDAHVQQAENAGCTVVEAFGESDMSKVYRELAEKISS
- a CDS encoding shikimate 5-dehydrogenase, with product MEKFGFIVHPIVAKDFSRKFSFAKSWSDGFVEGIMKYIPPVKVSHITGLESDHAEGEGWFVGCPLTSRQFVSLPEPYVINKIIKAGRLAEKLGAKIVGLGAFTSVVGDAGVTIAKNLNIPVTTGNSYTVATALEGVKKAAELMELSLDRANVLVLGATGSIGAACAHILAQDVRYLTLVARNEAKLEKVAIQILRSTGLAVRITANTKSALKAADIIIAVTSAVDYLIEPEDLKPGAIVCDVARPRNVSQQVAKVRNDVLVIEGGVVEVPGEIKFGLNFGFPPGTAYACMAETMILALERRYENFTLGRDLTVKQVETIKQLAAKHGFKMAGFRSFERALTHEEILTIKQNAALRLQMREMLASRG
- a CDS encoding helix-turn-helix domain-containing protein, which codes for MLLRIGDKLINRQKIVRLLDAILEMRVRGLSQQEVATRIGIDRSVVSRLETLGEVRKGKRIALVGFPLENCAELRQMARQEGIEYCLVMTETERWNFVLHKTGVELFEEIMRIITNLRQFDIVIILASNKRIQLVEALLDKEVIGYEIGESPIAEDKYVSLDSVRSILAHLRDD
- the dusB gene encoding tRNA dihydrouridine synthase DusB, with translation MHIGSVHIANPVILAPMAGVTDPPFRLLAKEMDCGLVYSEMISDKGLVYQNTHTVHMLTINPQEKPVTVQIFGSEPEPMAQAAKIVERAGADIIDINMGCPTPKIVKNGEGSALMRKPDLAYSIMASVVEAVQAPVTVKIRKGWDDSSVNAPQIARLAEKAGVAAVAVHGRTREQFYAGTADWEIIRAVKESVAIPVIGNGDIRSGQDAVRMLGQTGCDAVMVGRGAQGNPWIFRQIVHFLATGETLPVPTVSERLAVFLRHLDMTIAFNGEYIGIREMRRHASWYTKGLPHSAEIRLNFNQAESREDFIRVIRDLSEE